The Schistocerca americana isolate TAMUIC-IGC-003095 chromosome 9, iqSchAmer2.1, whole genome shotgun sequence genome includes the window AGTACGCACCATCAGTTGTGAATCCCACCAGTGGAGGAGTGGAGTGATTTTCTAACACCCAGGCGAGCATGTCACTACTCTTACCCACATTTTCTCATATTTTCACCAGTTTtatgtattttccatcaattttcgtaatgTTACCAGGTTTTACGTAATTTCAACACATTTTAGTCAGTTACTCAAGATCTAAACCACCACTATTGACGAGTTGTCAGATCAACAAAATGTCTCATTGTGTCCATCTCGTGATGTTATCagcgaatgacattgcagcatggttcTCAGTTTCTGTTGCTAAACCATCCCCTCCATTACTTTGCAAGGGTCATCTAAATGAGGAAATATCATGAGCCCTGTTACACAGCCCACATTAAATTACGCAAATACTATTTCTTAGGGTAGGAAATGCAAAAACTAGATTCCTTAGCCAAAACGCTTTGTAAATTCcctaagattttattttattacgattttcCAATTCCCCTGTGTGGATAGAGTCGCAACGCATTCTCACATTCATCGGATAAAGTCACGAGAGTCAAAGCTCTAGCATTCAACCCTCTATTTCGAAACGAGCTACCCCTTCATTGGACCTATAGGCTAAGGATCCTGAGCAAAACTCTTCCTCTATGTTTAGCtaaccctccctgcaacactgtctccAACTTAATTTGTATCTGACCAGATGGAGCAGGGTACTATACTCGTTAGTTTCAACATTTCATGAGAAACAGAATGAGCTGAGTTACGTGTAATAAATACAATTTGATATTTTGCTTGCGCATAGAGAATAACATCTGTTTCAAACTTGTACTGACCAGTGCTAATGCTATACACCAGTTTTCTCATTCCAATACTGTAACTGCCGTTCTGCAAAGACTGTTCCATACCAATCTTACATCATCCGTCCAATTACACATGCTCTCTCTAGGAGTTTAGCGCTCCTTATTGATGTACCATACATATGAGACCAATACATTtgagagtgttgtgatgatacAGCAGACGATTAGAAGAAGAAACGTTTGAGCTGTGCATGGTGGAGCTCCAGATGGAAGgggtttgaaacattttacgtacaTTACGTACTTTCCACGataaaggaaatcaacatggataacaacatctgcgtcccagaacactgtggccctGATTTTTACAGTTGAGCGATGCGTCTTGAATTTATTTTTCTGGAGGGAGTCTTTGTGTCGGTTCCATAGACTTACATTTCATCTCTGGGTCGTAATGGTGTTCCCACGTTTCATCTCCTGTCCCAATTGAATGGAGGAAGGCGTCATCTTCATTCTCGTAacgtgagaggagttcctggcaaatttcaagtctgtgcgcttttaTTTCAGAGTCAGCATCCGGGGTTCCCATCGTGCACAAATCTTCTGAtatccaagcaaagcaataatgtgagccATACGTCCTTGTGAAGTGCCGATTatacttgcaatttctctctgagtgatacgacgatcgccctgaatcaatctgtcaacattttgcttgtgaaactcgctggttgctgtcacaggacatccaactctttgtttgtcacgcaggtcagatgctcCCGCCTCAACATATttgaacttactcgcccaacgacgcacagtactcacatcaacacaatcaccagaaACTGATCTCATTctgtgatgaatctcctttggggtgacaccttctgctgtcaagaattcaatgactgcacgttgcttaaaccgCATTGGCCGACCGTCTACGCAGGGTTTCATACTTTACTGTAACAACGCAACCATccagtgctaaggcttcccgccaactggagctgtagagaaaaggCTCTGGAACAAGCCAGTAcgtgccgcataccaatgctgccaactgctgaagagttgcgaaggtggaggcattacttttcagtcatccATAAGGTGGTTGGGGTCACGCCCGGGCTTGTGAGCTAACACATACAAGTTTATTACTCTACACTTGGTGGTCACCACGTTAATCAATCTATTCCAGCCGTCTTATCGCTATTcacgaaaaataattattttcctggttcccagtgcttccatgtcaactttttctaGTTTTTTTTCTAGATGTCACATACTCGCTCCCATGTACAAACTTTTTCTGCACCAAACAGGAGACAAGCAAATAATCCCTCATTCCTCCTCAATTTTCCCGCTTTTGGGCCCATTTTTCCTCAATTTAAACGTATTCTCCGTTAATTTTCCTCATTTTATGGATTTtttgtcacttctacccatgcaaTCATGACATCACATCTCACCACGTATTGtaaaattgtttgtaaatattgtaaagctGTCAACATCTAGcacaaatgcactattttttagtatatacactcctggaaattgaaataagaacaccgtgaattcattgtcccaggaaggggaaactttattgacacattcctggggtcagatacatcacatgatcacactgacagaaccacaggcagatagacacaggcaacagagcatgcacaatgtcggcactagtacagtgtatatccacctttcgcagcaatgcaggctgctattctcccatggagacgatcgtagagatgctggatgtagtcctgtggaacggcttgccatgccatttccacctggcgcctcagttggaccagcgttcgtgctggacgtgcagaccgcgtgagacgacgcttcatccagtcccaaacatgctcaatgggggacagatccggagatcttgctggccagggtagttgacttacaccttctagagcacgttgtgtggcacgggatacatgcggacgtgcattgtcctgttggaacagcaagttcccttgccggtctaggaatggtagaacgatgggttcgatgacggtttggatgtaccgtgcactattcagtgtcccctcgacgatcaccagtggtgtacggccagtgtaggagatcgctccccccaccatgatgccgggtgttggccctgtgtgcctcggtcgtatgcagtcctgattgtggcgctcacctgcacggcgccaaacacgcatacgaccatcattggcaccaaggcagaagcgactctcatcgctgaagacgacacgtctccattcgtccctccattcacgcctgtcgcgacaccactggaggcgggctgcacgatgttggggcgtgagcagaagaggcctaacggtgtgcgggaccgtagcccagcttcatggagacggttgcgaatggtcctcgccgataccccaggagcaacagtgtccctaatttgctgggaagtggcggtgcggtcccctacggcactgcgtaggatcctacggtcttggcgtgcatccgtgcgtcgctgcggtccggtcccaggtcgacgggcacgtgcaccttccgccgaccactggcgacaacatcgatgtactgtggagacctcacgccccacgtgttgagcaattcggcggtacgtccacccggtctcccgcatgcccactatacgccctcgctcaaagtccgtcaactgcacatacggttcacgtccacgctgtcgcaacatgctaccagtgttaaagactgcgatggagctccatatgccacggaaaactggctgacactgacggcggcggtgcacaaatgctgcgcagctagcgccattcgacggccaacaccgtggttcctggtgtgtccgctgtggcgtgcgtgtgatcattgcttgtacagccctctcgcagtgtccggagcaagtatggtgggtctgagacaccggtgtcaatgtgttcttttttccatttccaggagtgtatatatgtgtcTGTATAGGTTTCATTTGGGGGTTCCCGTGGTACAGGCTAAATTCGGGATAGGATCGGAATGGATCTCATGGGTGGATCCACCATACGTTACGTCAAGAACAGGGACTGAGGGTGGATCCACCACGCATTATGGCCAGAGATAGGATTCGGAGGTGGCTCTACCACATATTGTGACTGGGATAATGTTCAGAAGTGGATACACCATGCGTTATGGTCGGGATCTGGCTCGATGGTGCATCCAACGTATATTATGGCAGTGGATAGAGTTCAGAAGTGGATCCACCACACATTACAGCGAGGATAAGGTTCGAAGGTGAATCCACTCGCTGGAAGTGCAGGACAGTGTTTGAAGGCCAGTAGGCTCAGAGTAAGGTTGCGAGGACCCCCATGTTAaatcgatacagacacacacacatactggaAAATACATCATTGCAGCAACTGGAACAACCTTCTCAATGGATTCCTTTTGTGAAATCCTGTCTGATCGCCGTTGTTATGTGCTTAGGGCCAGCAGATATTTCAAAATTAGAAGGAGTTTGACTCTCCAAGCAAATGGTACATCGTCAGATCCATGATATGGGCACAGATTTGGAAAATCAACTGAAGGAGAAGTGCCAGACTTTCAGAGTTTTTCCGTCAGCCCTTGACGAAACCACTGATTTCACAGACATTGTCCAGCTCGCAGTATTTGTGAGGGGTGTTAATTCAGAACTACGTGTTTTAGAGGAGCTGCTAGACTTGATACCGATGGAATACACAACCACAGGTCGCTACATGTCTTAGGTTGTCTGTGAGTATGTATAAAACATGTGCTTGCTATGGAACAGGCTCTGTTCTGTGGCAACAGACTTTTTGGGCCCCCTATGCCTGGTGATGGCTGCTCCTTGGTTTTTCACGCTACCACGATCGCGTAGTGGACGATCGAGATATCACGTGAAAAGCTGAAGAGCCGCCACCACCAGCCATAGGGGGCTCAAAAAATCGGATGATGGCGTCagcataagccgaaaccggtcataataaacaaatgttattgagaTCTCAGCTAAGTTAACACCAGATCGCTGCACTCCACGAAcagtgttgtctaaatttatggtTATGATTCTGTCTTCAGCACAGGTTTTTCACAGGTGAATTCGACTGTGGGAGAGTCACAATTTAAAAGATCTTTAAAGTGGCATGCTAAGAGTTTACGattctctttattatttatttccagAGTCCAAGCTGGTCGTCTAAAACAGCAGTTGGGTGCATGTTATTTTGGCTTTTCTACTCTATTttcattattacactactggccattaaaattgctacacctcgaagatgacgtgctacagacgcgaaatttaacggacaggaagaagatgctgtgatatgcaaatgattagcttttcagagcattcacacaaggttggcgccggcggcaacacctacaacgtgctgacatgaggaaagtttccaatcgatttctcatacacaaacagcagtcgaccggcgttgcctggtgaaacgttgttgcgatgcctcgtgtaaggaggagaaaagcgtaccatcacgtttccgactttgataaaggtcggattgtagcctatcgcgattgcggtttatcgtatcgcgacattgctgctcgcgttggtcgagatccaatgactgttagcagaatatgaaatcggtgggttcaggagggtaatacggaacgccgtgctggatcccaacggcctcatatcactagcagttgatatgaaaggaatcttatccgcatggctgtaacggatcgtgcagccacgtctcgatccctgagtcaacagatggggacgtttgcaagacaacaaccatctgcaccaacagttcgacgacgtttcagcagcatggacaatcagctcggagaccgtggctgcggttacccttgacgctgcatcacagacaggatcgcctgcgatggtgtatcaatgacgaacctgggtgcaccaatggcaaaacgtgtttttttcggatgaatccaggttctgtttacagcatcctgatggtcgcatccgtgtttggcgacatcgcggtgaacgcacattggaagcgtgtattcgtcatcgccatactggcgtatcacctggcgtgatggtatggggtgccattggttacacgtctcggtcacctcttgtttgcactgacggcactttgaacagtggacgttacatttcagatgtggtacgacccgtggctctacccttcattcgatccctgcaaaaccgtacatttctgcaagataatgcacgaccgcatgttgcaggtcctgtacgggcctttctagatacagaaaatgttcggctgctgccctggccagcacattctccagatctctcaccaattgaaaacgtctggtcaatggtggcagagcaactggctcgtcacaatacgccagtccactactcttgatgaattgtggtatcgtgttgaagctgcatgggcagctgtacctgtacacgccatccaagctctgtttgactcaatgcccaggcgtatcaaggccgttattacgggcagaggtggctggtcttggtactgatttctcaggatctatgcacccaaattgcgtgaaaatgtaatcacatgtcaattctagtataatatatttgtccaatgaatacccgtttatcatctgcattcttcttggtgtagcaattttaatggccagtagtgtattactaacATTTACTTCTTCATTTTCAGTATTGTCGAAGTGCCTTATTAGTTCTGGTTACTGCAGCTGCTCTCCTGTTTTCAGTTTGAATCCCCACAGGTGAAAGGCGGTTattacacacataaacacacacacacacacacacacacacacacacacacacacacacacacacacaaacacacattctttTTCAACATTATAAAATTCCTTACATCGAGGTTCTGTGGGCGAGAACAATTACACAGTATCAAATGTTTATTAAATTCTTTATTGGGTTTAGGGTATAATAATTACAGTGCATTTATATTTAGATACAGGAACGAAGCATGAGAAAGATATATGTGCGCTTGCAGCTTGACAGCGTCACTTGTCTTAATAGCCATTTGACAATGGGTCATAAAGTGGTATGCTATGTTTGACTCTTATAAGTAGAGGAGAACAGTGAAGAATGATACACAGTTCCatttaaagaaaggttcaaatggttcaaatggctctgagcactatgggactcaactgctgaggtcattagtcccctagaacttagaactagttaaacctaactaacctaaggacatcacaaacatccatgccagaggcaggattcgaacctgcgaccgtagcggtcttgcggttccagactgcagcgcctttaaccgcacggccacttcggccggcctaaagaAAGGTGCTTGATGAAAGTGTAGGTGAAACGATGGCAGGGTCAGTATCGTGATATCTAGAGTATGTTACAGTTTATTTGTTATGGATCGAAAATTTTGCCAAGTGAGTCCATTTACTTCGCCAGTCTGAGGCGGGAAGAAAGAGAGTTCTCCTCGAACTCAAAAGGAGTGGCAGTATTAGCAGTACTATGTCACAGAGATCTCCAAGGCAGTGCTGATTGGTAGATTGTGGGTGGATGAAACTGCTAAGCAGGGTGAAGCTATATGTGTGCAAAAGAGGAATTTGTTCAAATAAAAGTCGATGTCGGAGAATTTTCAGAGGCTGGAGTGTGGAGATGTGTGACAGCATAGGTGTGAAAGGAAACTGGTGTGAAGTTAAAAGACGATTGTCAATGCTGTGACAGTGCTCTCTGGTTTCCAATATCTCGTATCCATTGAGGTGTATGGCACATTTTACCCCTTGAAGTGATGACCGCCGCCAGTAGAAATGGTCACGCTGGAGTAGCCAGTCACACCTCCAGCTCCACCCAGGCCACCTCCCTTTCCGTAGCCTCCGTAACCTCCATAACCCCCATAACCTCCGAAGCCTCCGACCAGGCCACCAAGACCAGATGCGCCCCCAGTGACACCTCCGCCATAGCCACCCCCAAATCCGGCTCCTCCTCCGAGACCACCACCAAGTCCAGCTCCTCCACCAATGCCGCCCCCGAGACCCACACCACCCACGCTGACAGGAACCGGCTGGGCCACTGGCACAGGAATGACTACTTGGACCTTCCTGGTGACGGGTACAGGCACAGGAACTGGATGTGGATTTTGCACCAACACCAATGGAACCACATCTGTTCCACTTCCACCGAGTCCAGCTCCAATGCCGGCTCCACCGAGTCCACCTCCGATGCCGCCTCCACCGATTGCTCCGGCGCTGGCGACTCCACCTAGACCACCGCCTCCATATCCggcataaccaccacttgtgcccaGACCCCTGCAATCACAAACGCATTACACACATAATTCGTTTTCGTCCAAACACTGGGTATTTTTGAAGGCTAGCAGAGATTACTATTGGCTTATGACAATGACCAAAAGCAATTTACTTTCTGGGGAATTCAGATTGCACATGCAGGGTTtttacaaaaatgtgaaaacacaatgagaaaagtgttgggttggggttgtttggggaaggagaccagacagtgaggtcattggtctcatcggattagggaaggaagtcggacgtgccctttgaaaggaaccgtcccggcatttacctggagcgatttagggaaatcacggaaaacctaaatcaggatgatcggacgcaggattgaaccgtcgtcctcccgaatgcgagtccagtgtctaaccactgcgccacctcgctcagtgagaaAAGTGTGCTTCAGCATAAATGCAAATGATAGCCAAGTCTGCAGGCTGCGCAGTTGTATTTGTATATGAACGACATTTGTACAATGTCGTGTTCAGAACAGTGAtctgcgtagttgtgagtgcattatgtcggaactaagtgacTTCGAAATCggaaaaattgttggtgcttgtatggtgcgtatttccgtaaccaaggtagccgaagtcttTGGTGTCTCAAAAGgctccgtatcgaagatttataccacgtaCAGGGACAGCAGAAAACCATCATCCGCTACGTCACGGCACggatgtgttgagtgatcgtgatggaCGATCATTCAAGAAGATGGTGGCGAAAAAAAAGAGGACAACAGctgtagaagtgtgtgtgtgtgaaatctaatgggacttaactgccaaggtcatcagtccctaagcttacacattacttaacctaaattatcctaaggacaaacacacacacccatgcctgagggagaactcgaacctccgccgggaccaaccgcacagtccatgactggagcgccctagaccgctcggctaatcctgcgcagcagctatagaagtcactgcagaactgaatgcctcactcgcgaacactgtcagcacaAAAGCAATATAAAGGGCGTTCCGTCAgcaaggcgagctggaattccaaaaccactcatgagAGATATAAATGCCCGTGATAGGAAAACATGGGTCTGAGGCAATAAATCCTGGACTATGGACCAGTCGAAGAATGTCATGTGGTTGGATAAGCCTTGTTTCatgttgtttccaacttctggacgagtttacgtcccaagagtggatCGTGGCGGGAGGGTTCGGTAATTATTTGAGCAGCCGTATTGGAGTATTCCGTGGGCCCCATGATTATTCCGCAAGATCGTATACTGCCAAGGAGTATGTGACTGCTTTGGCTGACCACGTCCGTCCCACAGTACAATGCTTGTTTCCCCATTGGCGCTTCTGTTTTCTAAGTTCACAGGGCCCCTACTTAAACAGCTCGCATCGCCCGCGATTGGTTTTTATGAGCACAAGGACATTGTCGCATGTCCCATGGCCGCCACAGTCACTAGATCTCAAGGCAgtgaacctttgtggtctactttggagagaaacgTGCGCGACCGCTACCGACCTCCATATGAACGCGCCACTGTTTTGcatgaagaatggtgtaagattccgctgaaacccatacaggacctgtatttatccatgtcGAAACgaatggaaactgttttgaatgccaaagggtTTCCTACACTGTACTGGGCATGACAAAGTGCTGTGTTTATGGTGTTTCCGTACTTCTGTCCACCCCCTGTGCGTTTTTGTTGTgggttcagtccgaagactgggttgatgcagctcaccatgctagtcTGTcccgtggaagcctcttcatctctgaatagcaaCTGCAGCCTACGTCCATTTGGACATGATCACCCTAATCCCGTTGTCTGCTTCTGTGAATTTAACCCCaaaacttccctccattaccaaactgacgatcctTCGACCGCATGAAGATATATCTTATCAGATTGTGCCGTGAATTCCTGTCTCCCCAATTCGATTATACgcctgcatgactactctgcaattcacactttaatTCTTGGcgaggggttcatcgaaccaatttcagactacgaggggcgtttgaaaagtccgtgcaaagtccgagagatggcaccaccggtgcgtatcaaggtcatgtttagttagaagcatctttggaaagaacgcacaccaagtttcagccatattggtctatttctttgtgtttggcattcgtgtgaatcaaggaagtcgagtgattgtcaaaatatGGTCGAAGAAGAATTTCATATGGTGAgtaaacactactttatgaaaggcaaaatgcctcaggagactaaagagaagcttcataaacattacggcgactctgcgccttcgattagaacagtttataagtggttacaaaattttcggagtggccatatgggcacaagtgatgctgaacgttctggaccccTGTAgagattacgactccagaaatcactgatgaaatccatgatatagtgatggatgacagaagagttaacgtgcatgagattgctagtgctgtgggcatctcgaatgaacaggtacataatatgtTGCATAAACGTTTGAACATGAGAAAGGATCCGCAGgatgggttccgcaattgctcacacttgaccaaaaacggaatcgtgtgaggtgttgcaagggtggtttgcagctgttcaggaagattctgcaggactttaagcgtcgtttcgtcactgtggatgaaacatggttgcattactatactcctgagaccaaacaataatgTAAACAAAGggttatcaagggagaatctgcaccaaaaaaggagaagagcagtccttcggccagaaaggttatggtgactgtcatttgggattcgcaagggataaggaaaagagtagcaaaagggagagaaggaaacatagtaggtgaatatggattgggggtgaaaaatgaaagaggaagcagtctggtagaattttgcacagagcataacttaatcataggtaacacttggttcaagaatcatacaagaaggttgtatgcatggaagaaccctggagatactagaaggtatcagatagattatataatggtaagacagagatttggggaccaggttttaaattgtaagacatttccaggggcagttgtggactcttaccacactctattggttatgaactgtaggttaaaactgaagaaactgcaaaaaggtgggaatttaaggagatgggaccgggataaattgactaaaccagaggttgcacagagtttcagggagaggataagggaacaattgacaggaatgggggaaagaaatacagtagaagaagactgggtagctctgagggatgaagtagtgaaggcagcagaggatcaagtaggtaaaaagacgagggctagtagaaatccttgggtaacagaagaaatattgactttaattgatgaaagaagaaaatataaaaatgcagtaaatgaagcaggcaaaaaggaatacaagcgtctcaaaaatgaggacgacaggaagtgcaaaatggctaagcagggatggctagaggacaaatgtaaggatgtagaggcttatctcactaggggtaagatagatactgcctacaggaaaattaaagagacatttagagaaaagagagccactagtatgaatattaagagctcagatgaaatcccagttctaagcaaagaagggaaagcagaaaggtggaaggagtatatagagggtctatacaagggttatgtacttgaggacaatattatggaaatggaagaggatgtagatgaggatgaaatcggagataggatactgcgtgaagagtttgacagagcactgaaagacctaagtcgaaacaaggccccgggagtagacaacattccattggaactaccaacggccttgggagagccagtcctgacaaagctctaccacctggtgagcaagatgtatgaggcaggcgaaataccctcagacttcaagaagaatataataattccaatcccaaagaaagcaggtgttgacagatgtgaaaattaccgaactatcagtttaataagtcacagctgcaaaatacagacgaatggaaaaaactggtagaagccgacctcggggaagatcagtttggattccgtagaaatgttggaacacatgaggcaatactgaccctacgacttatcttagaagaaagattaaggaaaggcaaacctacgtttctagcatttgtggacttagagaaagcatttgacaatgtcgactagaatactctctttcaaattctaaaggtggcaggggtaaaatacagggagcgaaaggctatttacaatttgtacagaaaccagatggcagttataagagtcgaggggcatcaaagggaagtagtggttgggaagggagtgagacagggttgtagcctctccccgatgttattcaatctgt containing:
- the LOC124550619 gene encoding glycine-rich cell wall structural protein 1-like, with protein sequence MWTLKVCIFAAAAILSAATAENDAGAPADAKKTEKRGVYGGYGAAGGLGTSGGYAGYGGGGLGGVASAGAIGGGGIGGGLGGAGIGAGLGGSGTDVVPLVLVQNPHPVPVPVPVTRKVQVVIPVPVAQPVPVSVGGVGLGGGIGGGAGLGGGLGGGAGFGGGYGGGVTGGASGLGGLVGGFGGYGGYGGYGGYGKGGGLGGAGGVTGYSSVTISTGGGHHFKG